ATGCGTCTTGGCGTCGGATTTTCACTTGCGTTTTGGTGTCGAATCTTCACCATCATTCTTTTTGCGGTTTCTTCATGTTTGGGTTTTTtatgtagttttcacctctccttgtgtgagagtttttcacctctcctttgtgagagcttttcaccTCTGTtatgtgagagcttttcaccTCTCTtatgtgagagttttatttgtattattatggcttgattttttcaagttttatctctttttggTTGTTCTGAGTTTCAACTCTTAGTTAagatgcctatgccagagtttttTCTATCCTGCGTGATCGTTAGTGGAAGAATCCtagattgtcttaattttgatgttagatcaCTTCAATTATTATAATAGCTCTTTGTGACTAGTggtttttttggttatattaCAAGTCCATAATTTctgtacaaaaaaaatatataattaaaaaaaagcccTATTTTCAGGCTCATTGTGGGTGTGGGAGAGCCCCATTGGGTTTCTAAATTATAAAGCCACCATTGTAAATGTAATTGGCATGATATGAATTTGACTCGGACTAAAAAAGCTGTATGAAAGTAGTTTTAACAAATTTTATAACTTTTGAAGAGACATACGACCACCGATGAGCTTTATCAAGGTCAGGTATTTCAATTGACTTCCATGACTCGTAGTGAAAATTCGATATTTGCTTTAGATGGTACTTGATTCTACGTCCACCCAAGATTTTTATGTAGACACCAAGGCtgctaattttttatttgaattatgaaatctcaagaaattttatgaaaacaccaaaaacctcaaggatgtttatataaataactCTTACCTTAATTGGTGAGGCAACCTGAATGAAGTAATGCCAGAAATAGATAATAAAGAAGCACATTCCATAATTGATCTGTTTTCTCCTTAAACTAATGTGCCAGAAATAAGTTGGAGTGAAAAGGGTGATCCAGTAGCCAAAACTGTTGCTTCAACAACTAATTTCCTGCTGAATGTTTTTATGCTTACCCGTTAATTAATCAGTCAGAGATAAGCTAAGGCcaaatttctttattattattttgtgtaCAATATTAATTATAGAATTAATATATTCCGCAAGTGGATGACCTTTCATACTTGATTAGAGTGAGAAATGGCTTTGCCAGAATACACATGATGCTTCGATTTTTAGCTATACAAATCTTGCGAATAGAGCAAAAAAGCATGGTAGTAATAAGATTAAAAGCTCCTCATGGGGCAGGTATAGGATTTAGagaaatgctagcaaccttctctttaaccttctcttttggacctttTCCTTTCTCCTCATGACAAGTGTTattttccttacacttaaaacaatgtcattaatgcatcacacaagttagtttttgttttccaaatttacccttttaaaatgtattggcttttatatttccttcaatttattcaacTTTTGTTACAACTTCTTTAGcacattattaaaaattaaataagaaaaacgtcattttttagaatttaaaaaaaaaaaaaaaaaagaagttgttacatgacattgttatcatctttattttgtttttaacaaaacacaCGTTCtctttagaaaaaaaaaaaaatttaaaaactttagtttttattttcttatttaatttttttaacaaggtgataagaaagttgtaaaaaaattagcttgttattaaaataaattaatacatttaataagggtaaacttggaaaacaaaaattagtttgtgtgatgcattaatgacattgttttaagtgtaaggaaagtaacacttgtcatgagaagaagagagaaggttcaaaggagaaggttagagagaagatTGCTAGCACTCCCCATCCATGTATCTTGTAATCATTTTCTAGAATGAGATATTTAGAAATCTAGAATTTcagaaattttcattttagcGTTTTATAATAATGTGAGCTGATTGAGAagcaaatatttattataaaaaaaaaaattaacgcAAATATGTAACAGTGTAGTAGTTGTCATTATAATTTGTTATAAAGCTAAAACTTGAcaatgagaaaatgaaaaaaaaaaaaaaaaatcgaccTCTCTAGGAAAAATCTCATACCCATTTCTAAATTATGAGTGCTTTAtatggaagaaaaaattgacgGAAAATTAGAATGGATGCAAGAATTGGAAGACGACAAAGACTAAAAAATGAGTTGAATGACCAGAATGAAACTCGGACAGAAGTTAGCCAACATGACATCATATACCCTAGGAGAGAATTAGCAATAAAATTAGAACTTTCTCATAATCATGTGTTGCATGGTTTGGTAAATGGACGGCCAAAAGTCGTAACGTGCTTTTGAGACCGATAAATTAGCTTCAAGTTGCTAAGCTTACTAACACGAGGAATTCGAACTGTGGACCAACGTATTAGAAAACCTATTAATTTGTAAACTTATATgccaaaaatgagaaaactaCTAGTAGTCGGCTATCGGAGATTTGGCTTTTTGCTAAGTCAACAATTACATAGCTAAGCTATCTTAGGCATGCACAATATGATACTCATATAATCTTAACAAAGCTTTTCGACATCCGTTGAAATGGCTGGCTTCAAGTTCTTAACTTTTCCAGctcatgaaaatgaaaagaaaaaggcaaccTATTATGAggcaaacccaaaaccctaaagTATCTATAATGAGCTTTTTAAACCACCTCTTTAgacaaaatttggaaaaaaattgaagaaacacaactccaaccatactcAAAGAGTACTGAGTATAGTCGGTCCTAAGATTTGTTTGGTTAtgagacaaaaacaaaaacggaGACTCTTCATACGTATTTATATGCTGCATTAATTAAGTTATTCTCTTTTACTATGTGACATACGATCGacttaattattaaataagtGAGTTAAGATTAACTATTATTTGACCCAAATATGAAATGTCAAGTACCATCCAAACATGGCACAACAAAACTCAAATGCGATCACTTTTCTCTTATTATATTTTGTGGGTTTTACAAGTATTATAATCATATGGCAAACTAGATGATTTAACTATTTAGAAGTGATGTTAAAAGCGCTTTTAGATCATCCAAACCATTTTTCAAAGCTTTTGGGAACAATGCTACGTATTGAGCGAGAGTAAAAGTGCTTCCTATACAAACACGCTTCTAAAACAGAAATTCCGGTTGTACTGTACACACACAAGTTGGTTTGATCTCTGTAAGACAGGCACATCCAGCCCGGTGGTTATCTACTCACTAAAAAACTAATCACTCTCAACTACAAATTTGTTAAGTTCTATTTATTAAACCAAAATTAACCATTCATACATACATTAAATGTTAATTTATACGTACTTATCGAGTACGGGCACTAATCCCACCATATCTATGAACCTTGGATATCTAAAAACTACGGGATCCCAAGATTTGTCATTGTAAGACTAAATTTCAAACCTAAAACCAAGGCTGAGCTCACATGCATTGGTTCATGTTCCTTGCTAACtacggtatatatatatatatatatatatggttatGGTATGGGTTAAGATAACGTATAAGAAGGTTATTGATGATGGTGATACAACCCTCGGTGCATGTGAACAGCTTATTTGCCCAACACTTCCGTCACACGGTGCCGTAATAGTAGCGTTAAGTCACCAAAACTTCTTATAATCGCTATCACATTTTGAGTGTTGAATCAGATTCCAATATATTATAGGGGTTCGAACCTGAGACTACTGATTGATAAATCATGtctctttttcatttggttAGACCTAGTTGATGAGTGTTGACCGAACTTTAAATAATgacaaatataataaatattatacaCACATTTATCTATCATGGCATTGTTGGGCATTCCATGTGTGCAAACCCCAAATATTTCATGTATATAAATCCCCAAGGGTTTCATTGAACTTTACCACATTCAAGCctaattagggttttttttgggagagGGAAAATGATGATGAGAAGCCAAATATCATTTGTGTTTCTTGTTCTCCCATGTTTGGGTCTAGTTACTCTGAGCTTGTGTCTAGGGTTTGTGAGTGCTGCTTCTTCGTTGCCACAGCCTAACAAGTTGACTTGGCATTATTACAAAATCCATAATACTTGTCATGAAGCAGAGATTTATGTAAGGCACCAAGTGCAGTTGCTTTGGAACAAGGATAAAACCATCACCCCCAAGCTCCTCAGGTTGCTCTACTCCGATTGCTTCGTCACGGTATGTGCTTCTAATCATTTCTaatcatttaaaaatagttaaatgtATGTACGAATTAATAGatttattttatacattgAAAATGCAGGGTTGTGATGCATCAGTGCTCCTTGATGGTCCAAACTCAGAAAAAACTGCACCACAAAATTATGGGCTTGGAGGGTTTGTTTTCATCGACAAGGTCAAAAGTGTTCTTGAAGAACGTTGCCCTGGTGTGGTCTCTTGTGCTGATATTCTCAACCTTGCCGCTAGAGATGCCGTTCATTTGGTACCACTCTGACCTCCTATAATTTTTAGTCCTGTAGTTTGCggattttatcattttcatccTTGTAAGTTTTAAATTCAAGCGATTCGAGAATACGTTATAAATTATGTGACAAATTCTATTATATCTCATTATCAAAATGTAacgaaattaaaaaatgttttaaaatttgtaaCGTGTCTTTAAATTGCTCATGATTTAAGACTACATGAATAAAATTGATAGAAATGAAACTACATGATGCGGGCAAATCGCATAGACTAAAAGTGACTTGCTattaaaactaatttttatcaaaattcaaagcactaattttttattgtatttattaATCTCAATAGGCAGGCGCACCATCTTATCCTGTTCTTACGGGAAGGAGAGACGGCCTGACATCTAGCAAATCATCCGTGGATCTTCCCTCACCGTCCATCTCCTGGCAGGCTGCGCTCACATACTTCAAATCTAGGGGCTTGGATGTATTGGATA
The window above is part of the Prunus dulcis chromosome 1, ALMONDv2, whole genome shotgun sequence genome. Proteins encoded here:
- the LOC117630723 gene encoding probable peroxidase 26, which encodes MRSQISFVFLVLPCLGLVTLSLCLGFVSAASSLPQPNKLTWHYYKIHNTCHEAEIYVRHQVQLLWNKDKTITPKLLRLLYSDCFVTGCDASVLLDGPNSEKTAPQNYGLGGFVFIDKVKSVLEERCPGVVSCADILNLAARDAVHLAGAPSYPVLTGRRDGLTSSKSSVDLPSPSISWQAALTYFKSRGLDVLDMTTLLGAHSMGKTHCRYIVDRLYNFNNTGKPDPSMERSFISDMRKLCPLRTKKGQSDPLVYLNPGFGANHTFTESYYSRVLSHKAVLGIDQQLLYGDDTKEITKEFAAGFEDFRKSFALSINRMGAYQVLTGNQGEIRKNCRIPNKK